Proteins encoded within one genomic window of Canis lupus familiaris isolate Mischka breed German Shepherd chromosome 12, alternate assembly UU_Cfam_GSD_1.0, whole genome shotgun sequence:
- the C12H6orf120 gene encoding UPF0669 protein C6orf120 homolog produces the protein MAAAWKRALLVLLASQVVSSLSSGDEDEVPEDWVLLHVVQGQIGAGNYSYLRLNHEGKIVLRMRSLKGDADLYVSDSTLHPSFDDYELQSVTCGQDVVAIPAHFQRPVGIGIYGHPSHHESEFEMKVYYDRRLEPSPFSEAATSEARDVAHRQAQAPEDASQEEESVLWTIVISVLKLVLEILF, from the coding sequence ATGGCCGCTGCCTGGAAGCGCGCTCTGCTGGTCCTGCTGGCCTCGCAGGTGGTGTCCTCGCTGAGCTCGGGGGACGAGGACGAAGTCCCCGAAGACTGGGTCCTCCTGCACGTGGTGCAGGGCCAGATAGGAGCCGGGAACTACAGCTACTTACGGCTCAACCACGAGGGGAAGATCGTCCTGAGGATGCGGAGCCTGAAGGGCGACGCGGACCTGTACGTGTCGGACAGCACGCTGCACCCCAGCTTCGACGACTACGAGCTGCAGTCCGTCACGTGCGGCCAGGACGTGGTGGCCATCCCCGCGCACTTCCAGCGGCCCGTGGGCATCGGCATCTACGGGCACCCGTCCCACCACGAGAGCGAGTTCGAGATGAAGGTGTACTACGACCGGAGGCTCGAGCCGTCCCCGTTCTCCGAGGCCGCCACCTCCGAGGCCCGCGACGTGGCTCACCGGCAGGCCCAGGCCCCGGAGGACGCGTCCCAGGAGGAGGAGTCCGTGCTCTGGACCATAGTGATTAGCGTCCTCAAGCTGGTCCTGGAGATTCTGTTCTGA